A single window of Alkalispirochaeta americana DNA harbors:
- a CDS encoding putative bifunctional diguanylate cyclase/phosphodiesterase, giving the protein MMISIPQVFCLLLLLAGYLFLLWRRALCSRQKLYRDTLTGLPSRTAFDRDYLHRRNKAAPEAVIFLSVNNLRRVNELFGYRQGDAMLQKASRHIEGLLPPLAELYRFSGETFVITCPREYHPSLLAQTILEGLGELSPEGTAPFTLLCTAGIARKGQEGLHTVDDLVRGAAAANAESQQIKEPFLFYTKTLKTTALRKVHIARLLCEAVEEESFTLHYQPIHDGDGEIAALEALLRWSPPPLGPVSPAEFIPLAESSGLITPLGDTVIHRVLEEISSLPPAVRPPVHINISPVQMQSSHLLETLDQATQKRGITRSGIVLEITESHLIKELPACNRLLKELRRRGYKIALDDFGTGFSSLQYLQHLPVDTLKIDRSFLQYRQAPERTSRILSALNDLGNHLHLSVIAEGLETEEQFHLLRSIGFRQFQGYFFSRPKPLVDLLPLFSGSPLSRETTPAEH; this is encoded by the coding sequence ATGATGATTTCGATTCCCCAAGTCTTTTGCCTCTTGCTGCTGCTTGCGGGATATCTTTTCCTGCTGTGGCGGAGAGCGCTCTGTTCAAGACAGAAGCTATACAGGGATACTCTCACCGGCCTGCCCAGCCGCACAGCCTTTGACCGGGATTATCTGCACCGACGGAATAAAGCTGCGCCGGAAGCAGTCATCTTTCTCTCTGTCAATAATCTCCGCAGGGTGAATGAACTCTTCGGATATCGACAAGGCGACGCGATGCTCCAAAAAGCATCACGACACATAGAAGGTCTTCTTCCACCTTTGGCAGAGCTGTACCGCTTTTCCGGAGAGACCTTTGTCATTACCTGTCCCAGGGAGTACCACCCGTCACTTCTGGCCCAGACGATTCTGGAAGGCCTGGGAGAGCTTTCTCCCGAAGGGACCGCACCCTTTACCCTCCTTTGTACGGCGGGGATCGCCCGGAAGGGGCAGGAAGGACTCCATACCGTCGATGATCTTGTTCGCGGGGCAGCTGCGGCGAATGCAGAATCACAGCAGATCAAGGAGCCCTTCCTCTTCTACACAAAAACTCTGAAGACAACAGCTCTCCGGAAAGTCCACATTGCCCGCCTGCTCTGCGAGGCTGTGGAGGAGGAGTCCTTTACCCTGCACTACCAGCCGATCCACGATGGCGATGGAGAAATCGCTGCCCTTGAAGCGTTATTGCGCTGGAGCCCGCCACCCCTGGGTCCGGTGTCGCCTGCCGAGTTTATTCCCCTGGCGGAGTCATCGGGGCTGATCACCCCTTTAGGCGATACGGTGATTCATCGAGTCCTTGAAGAAATATCTTCGCTTCCCCCGGCTGTTCGTCCCCCGGTCCACATCAATATATCACCAGTGCAGATGCAATCCTCTCATCTCCTGGAAACCCTAGACCAGGCCACCCAAAAAAGGGGAATCACCAGGAGCGGGATAGTTTTGGAGATAACAGAAAGCCACTTGATTAAAGAACTTCCGGCGTGCAACCGCCTTCTGAAAGAACTCCGCCGAAGAGGATACAAAATAGCACTCGACGACTTTGGCACCGGCTTTTCCTCGCTTCAGTATTTGCAACATCTTCCCGTGGACACCCTCAAAATCGACAGATCCTTCTTGCAATACCGACAGGCACCAGAACGAACCTCCCGAATTCTGTCTGCCCTGAACGATCTTGGAAACCATTTACATCTTTCGGTAATTGCCGAGGGTCTGGAAACGGAGGAACAGTTTCATCTGCTTCGAAGCATCGGCTTTCGTCAGTTCCAGGGATATTTCTTTTCCCGTCCCAAACCCCTCGTTGATCTGCTCCCCCTGTTTTCGGGGAGCCCTCTCTCTCGAGAAACAACACCGGCAGAACATTAA
- a CDS encoding methyl-accepting chemotaxis protein has translation MNILRQSTQQSRRGFRTLQTSMIIVFGASTALILLMTAVILLHHVRATLTDETEESLLELAQTAGVLMNDRFQDMITSLDSVSRQDILTDGTPWAEISENLQDQAEALGYDTFGLVDLEGINRRTLDQAVTDVSDRDYYRLARRGQPNVSEVLISRATGEPIMIVAVPVMRQGEIQSVLIGVRDTRVFETLVNTVGIGERGYSYVINDEGTIVGHRDHKLVQERWNAMDEARSNPDYREMARVLGHAAQRESGTGRYFYQGEERLMGYAPIGETGFSVLVGSYWHDIIAPLRLLQFIFAGVAIAGLLLGTATIAVVSRTITKPITDLVPVVEKIARLDLSVRDLAAHEISRMESVRLRRDEIGEMARSIAKMEESLRDSVTRVQAVGIAVTGKTEELADIERLVSQGAGQMTTVAEELSQGSSEQAASVEEVSSAMEEMAANIRQSADNAEATEKIALESSQKAQQSGQAAAEAVEAMRQIADKIGIIEDIARETNMLSLNAAIEAARAGEQGKGFAVVAAQVRKLAENSASAAREIGTLSARSMETVQNAGELLDETVPGIRKTADLVQEITASAREMSAGARQVSEAMVQLDTMVQQNAAAAEEVASTSEDQSGQTENLSLSTRELRSQAQSLAEVVSRFTLSAELHSQSKDDHEA, from the coding sequence ATGAACATCTTGAGACAATCTACTCAACAAAGCAGACGCGGTTTCAGAACGCTCCAAACGTCGATGATTATCGTTTTCGGGGCATCTACTGCTCTTATCCTTCTTATGACAGCGGTCATTCTGCTGCACCATGTCCGGGCTACGCTGACAGACGAGACGGAAGAATCTCTCCTGGAGCTGGCTCAGACAGCAGGAGTACTTATGAACGACCGTTTTCAGGACATGATCACATCCCTGGATTCTGTCTCCCGCCAGGATATTCTCACCGATGGAACACCCTGGGCAGAGATTTCCGAAAACCTGCAGGACCAGGCGGAAGCCCTGGGATACGATACCTTCGGACTGGTTGACCTGGAAGGAATAAACCGGCGAACCCTGGACCAGGCCGTTACGGACGTATCCGATCGCGATTACTACCGGCTGGCCCGCAGGGGCCAACCGAACGTGTCAGAGGTTCTTATCAGTCGGGCCACGGGGGAACCAATTATGATCGTGGCCGTACCGGTGATGCGCCAGGGAGAAATCCAGAGTGTACTCATCGGCGTGCGCGATACAAGAGTTTTTGAAACCCTGGTGAACACCGTGGGGATCGGGGAGCGAGGGTACTCCTACGTTATTAACGATGAAGGAACAATTGTGGGACACAGGGATCACAAGCTGGTCCAGGAACGGTGGAACGCAATGGATGAAGCGCGCTCGAACCCTGACTATAGGGAAATGGCCCGTGTACTGGGCCATGCTGCCCAGAGGGAGTCGGGAACGGGCCGGTACTTTTATCAGGGAGAGGAGCGCCTCATGGGATACGCTCCCATTGGAGAGACAGGATTTTCCGTTCTTGTAGGATCCTACTGGCACGATATCATCGCGCCCCTGCGGTTGTTGCAATTTATCTTTGCCGGTGTGGCAATAGCGGGTCTGCTCCTGGGAACAGCCACTATCGCCGTTGTGAGCAGGACAATTACGAAACCAATCACAGATCTTGTCCCGGTGGTAGAAAAAATTGCACGCCTCGATCTCTCTGTGCGGGACCTCGCGGCTCACGAGATTTCGAGAATGGAATCGGTTCGATTGCGCCGTGATGAGATCGGTGAAATGGCCCGAAGCATAGCAAAAATGGAAGAAAGCCTGCGCGATTCCGTCACCAGAGTTCAGGCCGTGGGTATCGCTGTGACAGGAAAAACCGAAGAGCTTGCCGATATCGAGCGGCTGGTATCTCAGGGAGCTGGCCAGATGACAACTGTGGCAGAAGAACTTTCCCAGGGATCTTCCGAGCAAGCAGCTTCGGTGGAGGAGGTCTCCTCGGCCATGGAAGAGATGGCGGCCAACATACGGCAAAGTGCCGATAACGCCGAGGCCACCGAAAAAATCGCCCTCGAGTCATCCCAAAAGGCACAGCAAAGCGGCCAGGCCGCCGCAGAAGCCGTGGAAGCCATGCGGCAAATCGCCGACAAAATCGGCATCATCGAGGATATCGCCCGGGAAACCAACATGCTCTCCCTGAACGCCGCCATTGAAGCAGCCCGGGCAGGAGAACAAGGCAAGGGCTTTGCCGTTGTCGCCGCGCAGGTGCGAAAACTCGCAGAAAACTCTGCCAGCGCCGCACGAGAAATCGGAACTCTCAGCGCCCGGTCCATGGAAACTGTCCAGAACGCGGGGGAACTTCTGGACGAAACCGTCCCGGGGATCAGGAAAACTGCTGATTTGGTCCAGGAGATCACCGCTTCGGCCAGGGAGATGAGCGCTGGGGCACGACAGGTAAGCGAAGCCATGGTCCAGCTCGATACGATGGTGCAGCAAAACGCTGCGGCCGCCGAAGAGGTGGCTAGTACCAGCGAAGACCAGTCCGGCCAGACCGAGAACCTCTCACTTTCGACCCGGGAGCTCCGCAGT